A single region of the Elizabethkingia sp. JS20170427COW genome encodes:
- a CDS encoding DegT/DnrJ/EryC1/StrS aminotransferase family protein produces MNPRIWLSTPHLSGNELKYIQDAFQKNWVTSIGENIDGFEEDIQHQLNINCHIVALNSATAALHLALIECGVGHGDEVICQSMTFSASANPIAYQGATPVFVDSEPSTWNICPQALEEAIQDRISKGKTPKAIVAVYLYGMPFKVDEVQAIAQKYNIPLIEDAAEALGSTYKGKACGTFGRFGVLSFNGNKIITTSGGGALVCQTQEDKDKAVFLSTQARDNAPHYQHSHIGYNYRMSNISAGIGRGQMEVLKDRVEARRKMHHFYLNLFQDIDGVEVFHEPNEDYYSNHWLSAITIDSAIAGKTREDLRLAFLDDNIESRPLWKPMHLQPVFANSPYYGGKVSETLFENGLCLPSGSNLTDEDRQRIANKVREVFGV; encoded by the coding sequence ATGAATCCCAGAATCTGGCTTTCAACTCCTCATCTTTCTGGCAATGAGCTAAAGTACATCCAAGATGCTTTTCAAAAGAATTGGGTTACTTCAATAGGTGAAAATATTGATGGTTTTGAAGAAGATATCCAACATCAACTCAACATCAATTGTCATATTGTCGCACTTAACTCTGCCACCGCCGCCCTTCACCTTGCCCTTATCGAGTGTGGGGTAGGCCATGGCGATGAGGTGATTTGTCAGTCTATGACATTCTCTGCTTCAGCCAACCCTATTGCGTATCAAGGAGCAACCCCAGTATTTGTAGATTCGGAGCCTAGCACTTGGAATATCTGTCCTCAGGCATTGGAAGAGGCGATTCAAGATCGTATTTCCAAAGGGAAAACACCTAAAGCTATTGTAGCAGTATACTTGTATGGGATGCCTTTCAAGGTAGATGAAGTACAAGCTATCGCTCAAAAATATAACATTCCATTAATTGAAGATGCTGCCGAAGCTTTAGGTTCTACCTACAAGGGGAAAGCCTGTGGTACTTTCGGAAGATTTGGAGTACTGTCCTTCAATGGAAACAAAATTATTACCACTTCTGGAGGAGGAGCTTTGGTTTGCCAAACCCAAGAAGATAAAGACAAAGCGGTTTTCCTTTCTACTCAAGCTCGAGACAATGCACCTCACTACCAACATTCGCATATTGGCTACAACTATAGGATGTCCAATATCTCTGCAGGAATAGGTCGTGGGCAAATGGAAGTTTTAAAAGATAGAGTAGAAGCCCGTAGAAAAATGCATCACTTTTACTTAAATCTTTTCCAAGATATTGATGGAGTAGAGGTCTTCCATGAACCTAATGAAGATTATTATTCCAACCACTGGCTTTCTGCTATTACCATCGACTCGGCAATTGCTGGAAAGACGAGAGAAGACTTACGTTTAGCCTTTTTAGACGATAATATAGAATCTCGCCCATTGTGGAAACCAATGCACCTACAACCGGTTTTTGCTAATTCACCGTATTATGGAGGTAAAGTCTCCGAAACCTTGTTCGAGAATGGCTTATGCTTGCCTTCAGGCTCCAACCTCACCGATGAAGACCGACAACGCATTGCCAATAAAGTGAGAGAAGTTTTTGGT